In Iodobacter fluviatilis, one DNA window encodes the following:
- a CDS encoding ABC transporter permease, with protein sequence MSVLAGAAMGTIVIALVQGNFGQSGARAMNVLMISCMQEVGPLMVALIFTARSASAIATELVTMKVAGELRTLCRLGVSVGDYLIWPRVVAAALSCMMLFCYFMVAALICGAFTTPQSGLIAEIDSSLSQLSASSLLMGLGKSALFGFVTSASACYLGLSAGLASTEIPRLASRAVLVSIVAMLLLDALIAVLMNNLS encoded by the coding sequence GTGAGTGTTTTGGCGGGAGCGGCTATGGGGACCATTGTGATTGCTCTGGTGCAGGGTAACTTTGGGCAGAGCGGCGCCAGGGCTATGAATGTGCTGATGATCAGCTGTATGCAGGAGGTTGGGCCTTTGATGGTGGCGCTGATTTTTACGGCACGCAGTGCTTCGGCGATTGCTACAGAGCTAGTCACAATGAAGGTAGCAGGGGAGTTGCGTACGCTGTGCAGGCTGGGAGTCTCTGTGGGGGATTACCTCATTTGGCCACGGGTTGTGGCGGCTGCGCTGAGCTGCATGATGCTGTTTTGCTATTTTATGGTGGCGGCTTTGATTTGCGGTGCTTTCACAACGCCACAATCGGGCTTGATTGCAGAAATTGACAGCAGTTTGAGCCAGCTTTCTGCGTCTTCTTTGCTGATGGGGCTGGGGAAAAGTGCTTTGTTTGGTTTTGTGACCAGCGCCAGTGCGTGTTATCTGGGCTTAAGTGCGGGGTTGGCCAGTACAGAAATCCCAAGGCTGGCTTCGCGGGCGGTGCTGGTAAGTATTGTGGCCATGTTGCTGCTTGATGCATTGATTGCGGTTTTGATGAATAACCTGTCATGA
- a CDS encoding MlaD family protein, giving the protein MSVDSHANPLKKDKRTQVGLFVAGGVFFMAVALFVLARSLGWFEQSYTLEFHAASAESLNKGMLVRLSGLPVGKVTGIKLEDDARVRVQLQINKDFQRWIKSDSAASLAREGIFGDSFIQITAGKDKGASLESGAVLVFDPGSGMNELLQQLRERLFPLLEEMQSLAASLKAPDGQLGSTLGEARALLHELRNTRVQIDKTLASAALLTHKNIPDTLGYVDGTLAGFKKTAQSTDEQLAQISGKLQDTLDQYERTGNTADQTLKEVQTLVKETRPLLQKAIKDADVVMRSANQTMTNMNDHWPFSGDAKPASMAGEAPAE; this is encoded by the coding sequence ATGAGTGTTGATTCACATGCAAACCCCTTGAAAAAAGACAAACGAACCCAAGTCGGGCTGTTTGTGGCGGGTGGCGTGTTTTTTATGGCGGTCGCTCTTTTTGTGCTGGCTAGGTCATTGGGCTGGTTTGAGCAAAGTTATACTTTAGAGTTTCATGCAGCAAGTGCCGAATCTTTAAATAAAGGGATGTTGGTGCGTTTGTCGGGCCTGCCTGTGGGCAAGGTGACGGGGATAAAGCTGGAAGACGATGCGCGTGTGCGAGTCCAGCTACAGATTAATAAAGATTTTCAGCGCTGGATTAAAAGTGATTCGGCGGCGTCTTTAGCCCGGGAAGGGATATTTGGCGACAGCTTTATTCAGATTACTGCGGGCAAAGATAAAGGGGCCTCTTTAGAAAGCGGGGCCGTGTTGGTTTTTGACCCGGGCAGCGGCATGAATGAGCTTTTGCAGCAGTTACGCGAGCGTTTGTTTCCGCTGCTGGAAGAGATGCAAAGCCTTGCTGCATCGCTTAAAGCGCCAGATGGCCAGCTGGGCAGTACGCTGGGTGAGGCACGTGCCTTGCTGCATGAGCTGCGCAATACCCGTGTGCAAATCGATAAAACGCTGGCGAGCGCGGCCTTGCTGACGCATAAAAATATCCCCGATACTTTAGGCTATGTGGACGGCACGCTGGCAGGTTTTAAAAAAACGGCACAAAGCACGGACGAGCAACTGGCTCAGATCAGTGGCAAGCTGCAGGACACATTAGATCAGTATGAGCGCACTGGAAACACTGCGGATCAAACACTGAAAGAAGTGCAGACTCTGGTGAAAGAAACGCGGCCTTTATTGCAAAAAGCGATTAAAGACGCTGATGTGGTGATGCGTAGTGCTAATCAGACTATGACAAATATGAATGATCACTGGCCGTTTAGCGGCGATGCAAAGCCTGCATCGATGGCTGGAGAAGCCCCTGCGGAGTGA
- a CDS encoding efflux transporter outer membrane subunit has product MRKTILALLIASTLSACALTPPVADTQTELPSAWRSDFVSDVSIGRNWWAQFDDPVLDQLISAAEAHNQNLVIAAARIDEARAALGISSAEQLPRLDLGGKAGRGQSTQIGSPSDSYSLGATASWELDLWGRIKNTNDAAKADLLASEYNRDAVALALYANVAQSYFNLRALDQQLAIAQDTLKTRQESFQLRKRRFEGGVTSELDMRQAEVELAAAQASVPGIEQSIAKVSSSLSILIGQNPREMIESGIARGKELKQIILPVNVPLGLPSELLVRRPDIQASEQSLKAAGARIAAARAAYYPTISLTGLLGTESASIGDLFSGPAKTWSFLGNLAAPLFDNGRTAANVDGATARQKQAVANYRLSIQQAFAETQSALIARSSSAKVVAAQQLQLDSLSRQLKLATLRYDNGFSGYLEVLDAQRSLFQAQLNLAAAQRDQLNATVDLYKAMGGGWKAGT; this is encoded by the coding sequence ATGCGTAAAACAATCCTCGCGCTTCTGATCGCATCCACCTTAAGCGCCTGCGCCTTAACACCACCCGTCGCCGACACCCAAACCGAGCTACCCAGCGCATGGCGCAGCGATTTTGTCAGCGATGTCAGCATAGGCCGCAACTGGTGGGCGCAATTTGACGACCCCGTACTGGATCAACTCATCAGCGCAGCAGAAGCGCATAACCAGAACCTGGTCATTGCTGCAGCCCGTATCGACGAGGCCCGTGCAGCACTCGGCATCAGCTCTGCCGAGCAGCTGCCACGGCTGGATTTAGGCGGAAAAGCGGGCCGGGGCCAGTCCACGCAAATTGGCAGCCCGTCAGACAGCTACTCGCTGGGCGCAACGGCTTCCTGGGAGCTGGATCTGTGGGGGCGGATTAAAAACACCAATGACGCCGCAAAAGCGGATCTTTTAGCCAGTGAATATAATCGCGATGCGGTAGCATTGGCGCTTTATGCCAATGTAGCGCAAAGCTACTTTAATTTACGCGCACTTGATCAGCAGCTTGCTATTGCGCAAGACACGCTTAAAACTAGGCAGGAAAGCTTTCAATTACGTAAGCGCCGTTTTGAAGGCGGCGTCACATCCGAGCTGGATATGCGCCAGGCCGAAGTAGAGCTCGCTGCAGCACAAGCCAGCGTGCCAGGCATCGAGCAAAGTATCGCGAAAGTAAGCAGCAGCCTGAGCATTCTGATCGGCCAGAATCCGCGTGAAATGATCGAATCAGGCATCGCACGGGGCAAAGAACTGAAACAGATTATTTTGCCGGTGAATGTGCCGCTAGGCCTACCTTCCGAGCTATTAGTCCGCCGACCAGATATTCAGGCCAGCGAGCAATCACTCAAGGCCGCAGGTGCCCGCATCGCCGCAGCAAGGGCGGCTTACTACCCCACCATCTCCCTTACGGGGCTACTGGGCACAGAAAGCGCATCGATCGGCGATTTATTCTCCGGCCCGGCCAAAACATGGTCTTTCCTTGGCAATCTAGCCGCACCGCTGTTTGATAATGGCCGCACTGCCGCCAATGTGGATGGCGCCACTGCACGCCAGAAACAAGCCGTGGCCAATTACCGCCTGAGTATTCAGCAGGCCTTTGCCGAAACACAAAGCGCCCTGATCGCCCGCAGCAGCAGCGCAAAAGTCGTCGCGGCCCAGCAGCTGCAACTCGATTCACTCAGCCGGCAATTAAAACTCGCCACACTGCGCTACGACAATGGCTTCTCTGGCTACCTAGAAGTGCTGGACGCCCAGCGCTCCCTGTTCCAGGCCCAGCTCAACCTGGCCGCAGCTCAGCGCGACCAGCTTAATGCCACGGTTGATCTTTACAAAGCCATGGGTGGCGGCTGGAAAGCAGGCACTTAA
- a CDS encoding efflux RND transporter permease subunit, translating to MFSKFFIERPIFSSVISIIIVLAGLAAMRSLPIEQYPGITPPVVSVTAVYPGATPEVIAQTVAAPLEQQINGVEKMIYVQSGSASNGQMNMNVYFEIGTDPDQATINVNNRVSAALAQLPEEVKRQGVTVKKKSTSILEVVALNSPNGRYDTTYLSNYALLNIVDELKRLPGVGDLGMFGGTDYAMRVWLRPDRLAQLKLSPSDVIGAIREQNAQFAAGKIGAQPTTAPIDFTYTVNTQGRLKDAKEFENIIVRSTSDGAKIRLKDVARVEMGGKDYDLQARLNGKSAVAIGLYLQPGANAVAVAASVKAKMEELKSRFPEGIAYSIPYDTTEFVKISIEEVVHTLFEAIILVFIVVYLFLQNFRATLIPCIAVPISLIGTFAGMLILGFSINLLTLFGMVLAIGIVVDDAIVVLENVERIMSETKCSAKEASIQAMQEVAGPVIAIVLVLCAVFLPVAFMGGMTGVMYKQFAVTIAVSVVISGIVALTLTPALCAILLKNSHSEPAKFFVWFNKSFDRITNGYVSGVAFLNRRVGVAFILFAAILLASFVLLKKVPGALVPDEDQGTLISAVMLPDASSLNRTAASSDHFEKMLMANKNVENVVSFVGFDILSGSIISNSGIVFSTLKNWKERQDPADSSFALAKKFQGMAYMGMKDGFAATFNPPAIQGMSTTGGIEGYLQNRGTGNTAEFSKATQRFVDEAKKRPEFASVSTTFRANVPQIYLDLDREKAKALGVSINQVFDTMQATFGQVYVNDFNQFGRTYRVQLQSEADFRARPDDIRNVYVRSDKGDMIPLTSLVQAKTSVGPELVERFNVFQAAKIMAQPAPGVSSGQAIKALEEVEASVMGSDYKLQWTGSAYQEKAAGSSAALAFGFGIIMVFLILAAQYERWTLPIAVISAVPFALFGALLAVFLTGLTNDVYFQIGLVTLVGLAAKNAILIVEFAVMKHEEGMSLLDSALAAARLRFRPIVMTSLAFILGCLPLVLSSGAGSASRHSLGTPVIGGMLAATFIAIFFIPLFFRLIMKSSEKKTATSPEGDHHA from the coding sequence ATGTTTTCTAAATTCTTTATTGAGCGCCCTATTTTCTCCAGCGTGATTTCAATCATTATTGTGCTGGCAGGCTTGGCGGCAATGCGCTCGCTACCGATTGAACAATACCCAGGCATTACGCCCCCCGTTGTTTCAGTGACGGCGGTTTACCCTGGCGCCACCCCCGAAGTCATCGCACAAACCGTTGCCGCGCCGCTGGAGCAGCAAATCAACGGTGTAGAAAAAATGATTTATGTTCAGTCTGGCTCTGCATCAAATGGCCAGATGAATATGAATGTTTACTTTGAAATTGGTACAGATCCTGATCAGGCCACTATTAACGTCAATAACCGCGTATCTGCGGCGCTGGCGCAATTGCCTGAAGAGGTAAAACGCCAGGGTGTGACGGTTAAAAAGAAATCCACATCCATCCTAGAAGTCGTTGCGCTTAATTCGCCAAATGGCCGCTATGACACCACCTACTTATCCAACTACGCCTTACTTAATATTGTGGATGAGCTTAAACGCTTGCCGGGCGTGGGTGATCTGGGCATGTTCGGGGGAACCGACTACGCCATGCGTGTATGGCTTCGCCCGGATCGGCTGGCTCAACTCAAGCTATCCCCATCCGATGTCATCGGCGCAATCCGCGAGCAAAATGCACAATTTGCTGCAGGTAAGATTGGTGCGCAGCCCACCACAGCCCCCATTGATTTTACTTACACGGTAAACACTCAGGGGCGTTTAAAAGACGCTAAAGAGTTTGAAAACATTATCGTCCGCTCCACTTCGGACGGTGCGAAGATTCGCCTTAAAGACGTGGCTCGCGTAGAAATGGGCGGCAAAGATTACGACCTGCAAGCGCGTTTGAATGGCAAATCGGCGGTCGCCATCGGCTTGTATCTGCAACCCGGAGCCAATGCCGTAGCCGTGGCTGCCAGTGTTAAAGCAAAAATGGAAGAGCTAAAATCGCGCTTCCCAGAAGGCATTGCCTACTCTATCCCTTACGACACCACCGAATTTGTAAAGATCTCCATTGAAGAAGTGGTGCATACCCTGTTTGAAGCCATTATTTTGGTTTTCATCGTAGTGTATCTCTTCTTACAAAACTTCCGTGCCACGCTTATTCCTTGTATTGCCGTACCCATTTCGCTGATTGGTACTTTCGCCGGAATGCTGATTTTAGGCTTTTCGATCAACCTCTTAACCCTGTTCGGAATGGTGCTGGCCATTGGCATTGTGGTGGATGACGCCATTGTGGTGCTAGAAAACGTCGAACGGATTATGAGCGAAACCAAATGCTCCGCTAAAGAAGCCTCCATCCAAGCCATGCAGGAAGTGGCAGGCCCAGTGATTGCCATTGTGCTGGTACTGTGTGCCGTGTTCTTACCCGTGGCCTTTATGGGCGGGATGACGGGTGTGATGTATAAACAATTTGCGGTTACGATTGCCGTTTCAGTGGTGATTTCAGGGATTGTGGCTTTAACGCTCACCCCTGCGCTCTGTGCTATTTTGCTGAAAAACAGCCATAGCGAACCGGCTAAATTTTTTGTGTGGTTTAACAAAAGTTTTGATCGCATCACCAATGGTTATGTCAGTGGTGTCGCATTTCTGAACCGCCGGGTTGGTGTGGCCTTCATTCTGTTTGCAGCCATTTTACTGGCCAGCTTTGTACTGCTTAAGAAAGTCCCTGGTGCACTGGTGCCCGATGAAGATCAGGGTACGTTGATTAGTGCCGTTATGCTGCCTGATGCGTCCTCGCTTAACCGGACGGCCGCCTCCAGCGATCATTTTGAAAAAATGCTGATGGCCAATAAAAACGTCGAGAACGTCGTGTCCTTTGTGGGCTTTGACATTCTTTCCGGCTCAATTATCAGCAATAGCGGCATTGTGTTCTCCACGCTTAAAAACTGGAAAGAACGCCAAGACCCCGCTGACAGCTCATTCGCTCTGGCTAAAAAATTCCAGGGCATGGCCTATATGGGCATGAAAGACGGCTTTGCAGCTACTTTTAACCCGCCGGCCATTCAAGGCATGTCCACCACAGGCGGGATTGAAGGTTACTTACAAAACCGGGGCACAGGCAACACGGCCGAATTTTCTAAAGCCACTCAGCGTTTTGTAGATGAAGCCAAAAAACGCCCGGAGTTTGCCAGCGTTTCAACCACTTTCCGCGCCAATGTGCCGCAAATTTATCTTGATCTGGACCGGGAAAAAGCCAAGGCACTTGGCGTGAGCATCAACCAAGTGTTTGACACCATGCAAGCCACCTTCGGCCAAGTTTATGTCAACGACTTTAACCAGTTTGGCCGCACCTACCGTGTGCAATTGCAATCAGAAGCGGATTTCCGTGCCCGCCCTGATGATATCCGCAATGTGTATGTACGTTCTGATAAAGGCGACATGATTCCACTGACCAGCCTTGTGCAAGCTAAAACATCGGTTGGGCCAGAGCTGGTTGAGCGTTTCAACGTCTTCCAGGCTGCAAAAATCATGGCGCAACCTGCGCCTGGCGTCAGCTCTGGTCAGGCCATTAAAGCGCTAGAAGAAGTCGAAGCCAGCGTGATGGGTAGCGATTACAAGCTGCAATGGACAGGCTCGGCCTACCAGGAAAAAGCCGCCGGATCCTCCGCAGCGCTGGCTTTTGGCTTTGGTATCATCATGGTGTTTTTAATTTTGGCGGCGCAGTACGAGCGCTGGACTTTGCCAATTGCCGTGATCAGCGCGGTGCCTTTTGCGCTATTTGGTGCGCTCTTGGCGGTATTTTTAACCGGCTTAACCAACGACGTTTACTTCCAGATTGGCCTAGTCACGCTGGTAGGACTGGCGGCTAAAAATGCCATTCTGATTGTGGAATTCGCCGTCATGAAACACGAAGAAGGCATGAGCCTGCTTGATTCTGCCTTGGCTGCCGCACGCTTACGCTTTCGCCCGATTGTGATGACCTCACTCGCGTTTATCCTAGGCTGCTTACCGCTGGTTTTATCCAGCGGCGCAGGCTCAGCCAGCCGTCACTCCTTGGGCACGCCAGTAATTGGCGGGATGCTTGCCGCTACCTTTATTGCCATCTTCTTTATCCCGCTCTTTTTCCGCTTGATTATGAAAAGCAGCGAAAAAAAGACCGCCACAAGCCCTGAAGGAGATCATCATGCGTAA
- a CDS encoding efflux RND transporter periplasmic adaptor subunit codes for MHQGTRSLPHLFRLSAFAALVLLSACGKETGPATPPPAPVGYIELKPADIALTKEMVGETAGYRDVEVRSRVNGILLRRTYVEGAQVSAGQVLFEIDPEPYKATLDQAKGQLSLEASKLDKARADRDRIIPLFKENAVSRKDYDDALSAYASALASSQTAQASVKQAELNLGYTKVTAPIAGTTSKLVQSEGSLISATGDSGRLTTISQLDPLYVNFSYSEQDRQELEAATRNGQIKLNDSKNFVAKIKLADGSIYSESGLINFSDNRVDPKTGTIRARAIFKNPKGDLLPGQFVRVNLELGKRKNALLIPERAVVQSQADHIVMTLGADNKVVPIPVKLGSVIDGKVIIESGLKVGQKVIVDGLMKARPGAVVNPSPASSPAAQ; via the coding sequence ATGCATCAGGGAACCAGGTCTTTACCCCATTTATTTCGTCTAAGCGCCTTTGCTGCGCTTGTTTTACTCAGTGCCTGTGGCAAAGAAACCGGCCCTGCCACACCCCCACCTGCCCCTGTTGGCTATATTGAATTAAAACCCGCAGATATTGCACTCACCAAAGAGATGGTAGGCGAGACGGCTGGCTATCGCGATGTGGAAGTACGCTCCCGCGTCAATGGCATCTTATTAAGAAGAACCTATGTGGAAGGCGCGCAAGTAAGTGCCGGACAAGTCTTATTCGAAATAGACCCAGAGCCTTATAAAGCCACCCTAGACCAAGCCAAAGGCCAGCTATCTTTAGAAGCCTCGAAGTTAGACAAAGCCCGCGCCGATCGTGACCGAATTATTCCGCTATTTAAAGAAAACGCCGTTAGCCGTAAAGATTACGACGATGCACTTTCTGCTTACGCATCTGCCCTAGCCAGTAGCCAAACGGCTCAGGCCAGCGTCAAGCAAGCCGAACTTAATTTAGGCTACACCAAAGTAACTGCACCTATTGCAGGCACCACCAGCAAGCTAGTGCAATCTGAAGGTAGCCTGATTTCTGCTACTGGCGACTCCGGCCGCCTTACCACCATCAGCCAGCTTGACCCGCTGTATGTAAACTTCTCTTACTCCGAGCAAGATCGCCAAGAGCTAGAAGCCGCAACGCGTAATGGGCAAATCAAGCTGAACGATTCTAAAAATTTCGTCGCCAAAATCAAGCTCGCCGACGGCAGCATCTACTCAGAATCTGGCCTGATTAACTTCTCGGATAATCGCGTCGACCCTAAAACCGGCACCATTCGCGCCCGCGCTATTTTCAAAAACCCCAAGGGTGACTTACTACCTGGGCAATTTGTTCGTGTGAATTTAGAGCTTGGCAAACGCAAAAATGCCCTTTTGATTCCAGAGCGCGCCGTGGTTCAGTCGCAGGCCGACCATATCGTAATGACACTGGGTGCAGACAATAAAGTGGTGCCCATCCCCGTCAAGCTGGGCTCGGTCATTGATGGCAAAGTCATCATTGAATCGGGATTAAAAGTGGGCCAGAAAGTAATTGTCGATGGCCTGATGAAAGCAAGACCTGGTGCGGTGGTTAATCCATCTCCCGCCAGCAGCCCTGCTGCCCAATAA
- a CDS encoding TetR/AcrR family transcriptional regulator, translating to MVKSKLAEDESGLDPVICAAKSVFCEMGYRASIEKVAARAGVARQTIYNRFGCKQALFELAIDHFIGEMLAPLAVNEGDVRERLLRFSLSFRAQIMTPESVKAHRVLTGEAPRFPELARRHFELCIERTAKQLAAQLETAMQEGVLRPADPFEAATFLFDMLAGYDQLKLLFGGEPPDPAGETAKVTRIVDMFLRAYQV from the coding sequence ATGGTTAAGAGTAAGCTTGCAGAAGATGAATCGGGGCTAGATCCTGTCATTTGTGCTGCTAAGTCTGTTTTTTGTGAAATGGGTTACCGTGCCAGCATTGAAAAAGTGGCCGCCCGGGCAGGCGTGGCAAGGCAGACTATTTATAACCGTTTTGGCTGTAAACAAGCCTTGTTTGAATTGGCGATTGATCACTTTATTGGTGAGATGCTTGCGCCGCTGGCGGTGAATGAAGGGGATGTGCGGGAGCGTTTATTGCGTTTTTCTTTATCGTTTCGCGCGCAAATCATGACGCCGGAATCGGTAAAGGCACATCGGGTACTGACCGGTGAGGCACCGCGCTTTCCAGAATTAGCCCGCCGGCATTTTGAGCTGTGTATTGAGCGCACAGCAAAGCAACTGGCTGCGCAGCTGGAAACTGCCATGCAAGAGGGCGTATTGCGCCCGGCAGACCCTTTTGAAGCGGCCACGTTTTTATTTGACATGTTGGCAGGTTACGATCAGCTGAAATTATTGTTTGGTGGCGAGCCGCCCGATCCTGCAGGGGAAACGGCAAAGGTGACCCGTATTGTAGATATGTTCTTACGCGCATATCAGGTGTAA
- a CDS encoding efflux RND transporter periplasmic adaptor subunit, with amino-acid sequence MLPSLKKSVVLVIGAASLLAACGKQEGGPGGAAGGMPPPEVTVVTAQAGSSALTRDLSGRITAVRTAEVRARVDGILEKRLFNEGGEVKAGQSLFKIDSRVLEANAATAKAALAKAKASVSIAKQTADRYRQLVGEQGVSRQEFDQAETQLKQAEAEVAAAEAEVRRSSVDLEYASVQAPISGRIGRALVSEGALLNKGTGTPLALIEQLDSVYVDFNQSGADLLRLKQLAKVGKLKQATLPVDLLLEDGTPYAHAGKLLFAEQTIDPATGTVTLRAEFPNPDHLLLPGMFATVRVAQGAMDATVRVPQAAIVSSPQGQFVYIVGGDNKVAPAPVKTGGFSGTDWIILSGLKGGERVMVDGIQKVRPGAVVNPVDAAAAKSAPASATSASAPAKK; translated from the coding sequence ATGCTTCCTTCGCTTAAAAAAAGTGTGGTTTTAGTTATTGGAGCGGCTAGCTTGCTGGCGGCCTGCGGTAAGCAAGAGGGCGGGCCTGGTGGCGCTGCGGGCGGCATGCCGCCACCTGAAGTCACTGTGGTGACCGCTCAGGCTGGCAGCTCTGCGCTGACTCGTGATTTAAGCGGCCGGATTACCGCAGTGCGCACCGCTGAAGTGCGCGCACGGGTAGACGGTATTTTGGAAAAGCGCTTATTTAACGAAGGCGGCGAAGTGAAAGCAGGCCAATCCTTATTTAAGATTGATTCACGCGTGCTGGAGGCCAATGCCGCCACGGCAAAAGCTGCGCTGGCGAAAGCAAAAGCCAGTGTTTCGATTGCTAAGCAAACGGCCGATCGCTATCGCCAGCTGGTGGGTGAGCAGGGTGTAAGTCGCCAGGAATTTGATCAGGCCGAGACCCAGCTTAAGCAGGCCGAAGCCGAAGTGGCTGCAGCAGAGGCAGAAGTGCGCCGCAGCAGTGTGGATTTGGAATACGCCAGCGTGCAGGCACCGATCAGTGGCCGTATTGGCCGGGCCTTGGTTTCAGAAGGGGCACTGCTGAATAAGGGCACAGGCACACCTCTGGCGCTGATCGAGCAGCTTGATTCGGTTTATGTGGATTTCAACCAGTCTGGAGCTGATCTGCTGCGCTTAAAGCAGCTGGCCAAAGTGGGTAAGCTGAAACAAGCAACGCTGCCGGTTGATTTACTGCTGGAAGATGGCACACCTTACGCGCACGCAGGCAAATTGCTGTTTGCTGAGCAAACCATTGATCCCGCCACGGGCACAGTGACTTTGCGCGCTGAATTCCCGAATCCTGATCACCTCTTGCTGCCAGGTATGTTTGCAACAGTGCGTGTGGCTCAGGGCGCAATGGATGCCACCGTGCGCGTGCCACAGGCCGCGATTGTGTCTTCTCCGCAGGGGCAATTTGTTTATATCGTGGGCGGTGATAATAAAGTGGCACCCGCTCCGGTTAAAACCGGCGGTTTCTCGGGTACGGACTGGATTATTCTGAGCGGCTTAAAGGGCGGCGAACGGGTGATGGTCGATGGTATTCAGAAAGTACGCCCCGGTGCGGTGGTGAATCCGGTGGATGCAGCTGCGGCTAAATCTGCACCTGCATCTGCGACATCTGCTTCTGCCCCTGCAAAAAAATAG